The following coding sequences lie in one Cytobacillus sp. IB215665 genomic window:
- a CDS encoding ABC transporter ATP-binding protein: MSVIECSDLTKRYVRKNVLNNLSFSIEENKITGLIGRNGAGKTTLLKIIAGFLKETSGEIKVYSNKPFNNLHVSANSIFVDDLMSFPQAVSLGELLEVAERFYPNWNKQLASNLFNYFSFDPKYYHTRLSKGKKSTFNMIIGLASRCPLTIFDEPTTGMDEAVRKDFYKVLVKDYIAFPRTIILSSHHLGEIEDILEDVLLIKNGEKQLHMTMDELKEWAVGIKGPTDEIAKMTNGKEVIFKNRLGKNTDYVVVKNDVSDTSTLQARHRGIEISQVKVSDLCVYLTSETKGGIEDVFDDSDISKYC; this comes from the coding sequence ATGAGTGTAATTGAATGTTCTGACTTAACGAAAAGATATGTAAGAAAAAATGTCTTAAACAACCTATCTTTTTCCATAGAGGAAAATAAAATTACAGGATTAATTGGACGAAATGGCGCTGGAAAAACGACTTTGTTAAAAATAATAGCAGGGTTCCTAAAAGAAACATCAGGTGAAATCAAAGTTTATTCCAACAAGCCTTTTAATAATTTGCACGTCTCAGCAAATTCCATCTTTGTGGATGATTTAATGAGTTTTCCTCAAGCGGTATCACTAGGTGAACTGTTAGAAGTTGCTGAACGCTTCTATCCTAATTGGAATAAGCAATTAGCAAGTAACCTATTTAACTATTTTTCTTTTGATCCTAAGTATTATCACACTAGACTTTCAAAAGGAAAGAAAAGTACGTTTAACATGATTATCGGTTTAGCGTCGCGTTGTCCGTTAACAATATTTGATGAACCAACTACGGGAATGGATGAAGCAGTGAGAAAAGATTTTTATAAGGTATTGGTTAAGGATTATATTGCTTTTCCCCGTACTATTATTCTATCCAGTCACCATTTGGGTGAAATAGAAGATATATTGGAAGATGTTTTACTTATTAAAAATGGAGAAAAACAATTGCATATGACGATGGATGAACTAAAGGAGTGGGCAGTTGGCATAAAAGGACCGACCGATGAAATAGCAAAAATGACTAATGGAAAAGAAGTTATTTTCAAAAATCGATTAGGTAAGAATACCGATTATGTGGTTGTAAAAAATGATGTTTCTGACACTTCAACCCTTCAAGCTCGTCATCGAGGTATCGAAATCTCTCAAGTGAAAGTCAGTGATCTATGTGTTTATTTGACTAGTGAAACGAAGGGAGGTATTGAAGATGTCTTTGACGACAGTGACATTAGCAAATACTGTTAA
- a CDS encoding CGNR zinc finger domain-containing protein, which produces MDKNKEINEVLSFLNTWEIPNKDRIPKDHFGTISDVSNYIHEHLTIENSNDFLDEVISFRSDIRTTIEKNDGELINEWIKRRQIAYEVQIQNNKPVYNLIYKYKRKSLIDYILIDILTLINTGTFHRLKICPDCKWAFYDQSKSGTKKWCNMNANSPTGRACGTISKVKRYREKNRNK; this is translated from the coding sequence ATGGATAAGAACAAAGAAATTAACGAAGTATTATCTTTTTTGAACACTTGGGAAATTCCTAACAAAGACAGAATACCTAAAGATCATTTTGGAACTATATCTGATGTCTCGAATTATATTCATGAACATCTAACAATCGAAAATTCCAATGATTTTTTAGATGAAGTTATCTCATTTCGGTCAGACATACGGACGACGATTGAAAAAAATGATGGAGAGCTCATCAATGAATGGATTAAAAGAAGGCAAATTGCGTACGAGGTTCAAATACAAAACAACAAACCAGTCTATAACCTGATTTACAAATATAAAAGAAAAAGTCTAATCGACTATATACTGATAGACATTTTGACTTTAATCAACACAGGAACCTTTCATCGACTAAAAATTTGTCCAGATTGTAAGTGGGCCTTTTATGATCAATCAAAAAGTGGTACTAAAAAGTGGTGTAATATGAACGCAAATAGTCCCACTGGAAGAGCATGTGGGACGATATCTAAGGTAAAACGGTATAGAGAGAAGAACAGAAATAAATAG
- a CDS encoding GntR family transcriptional regulator: protein MHYVREEAETILNTESTKPIYVQIAEWIESEILNGHFQSDDKVYSQYQLADMYTINPATAAKGLSLLVDENILYKKRGLGMFVSGGAKDMIIAKRRNQTLKGLIQELVLVANHLQIEDNELIEMIREEMVKEERE, encoded by the coding sequence ATGCACTATGTTAGAGAGGAGGCGGAGACAATTCTAAATACAGAAAGCACTAAGCCAATATATGTGCAAATTGCTGAGTGGATTGAATCAGAGATCTTAAATGGCCATTTCCAAAGTGATGACAAGGTGTATTCACAATATCAATTAGCTGATATGTATACGATTAATCCAGCAACTGCAGCGAAAGGGCTTAGTCTTCTAGTGGACGAAAATATTCTATACAAAAAACGCGGACTTGGAATGTTTGTCTCTGGTGGAGCAAAAGACATGATTATCGCTAAAAGAAGAAATCAAACATTGAAGGGGTTAATACAGGAGTTGGTTTTAGTAGCTAATCATTTGCAAATAGAAGATAACGAATTAATTGAAATGATAAGAGAAGAAATGGTTAAGGAGGAGAGAGAATGA